The sequence GGCACAAGGGGAACTGTAGGATCACTTTTGAAGAAGGAGATTGAGTATTTCAGAAAAATTGAATTGGATTGTAGTAAAGGGAGTTCTACTAGTAAATCGACGAAGAGCTCAGTGGAAATAGATTCAGGTGGTGGCAATTCTTGGCCTAGTTTCGGGTTCTTGACAATGaaatggaaaaagaagaagagaagaggaACTGGTGGTGGATTACCTGCAATGTGCTCTATGGTTGAAGTTTCTGAGAGTTGTAAGATGAGTGACATTCCAGGGTTCAGTTATAGGAATCTCAAAGTTGATTCTAAGAGATTTGAGGAAGAAATAACACTCTCATAGGAGGTTTCAATCTTTCTTGTGTCATCTGAATTCTGTTCATATATTCTTTAGCCAAATATCTTGTGTTTCTGATTGCCTTCAATTGCTTGGAGTTTGAGAAAATTGTCATATGGAGTTGTTGTTTTGGCAAGAGCAGGTAATACCTTGGCAATTAGGCCTGGGTAGTTACATGTATAGACCTTAAACGAGCACGTATAGAACATGATTTAAGTTGCATCATTGGATTGTGTTGTTCATAAGCAGATCATCAGCAGGAAGACTTCATTGCTAGATATGAAACATAAAACATGTTTCACgccaatcaaaatactgaaaaattCTAGGTTCTTGTGGTTGAAAGAAATTTGCAGTTTTCCCTTTATCAACCGGAGTaacttgaacatagtgggagagtCATATTCGATGGTTACACGTGAGGTGAACTCATGTTCATGTTTAATGTATTAGACTGCAGAATTTTCCTGTAGTTCTTACAGATTTCATCTTCCATGTCATGGTAATTATTCATGCCACTTATTCCATCCGTTCTAATGTTCATGTAGTATTTAAACTTTTGTCATGCT comes from Capsicum annuum cultivar UCD-10X-F1 chromosome 2, UCD10Xv1.1, whole genome shotgun sequence and encodes:
- the LOC107861256 gene encoding uncharacterized protein LOC107861256 codes for the protein MLYRARSITSRFSDKMSASVPVEVGTRGTVGSLLKKEIEYFRKIELDCSKGSSTSKSTKSSVEIDSGGGNSWPSFGFLTMKWKKKKRRGTGGGLPAMCSMVEVSESCKMSDIPGFSYRNLKVDSKRFEEEITLS